In Janthinobacterium sp. J1-1, a single genomic region encodes these proteins:
- a CDS encoding tetratricopeptide repeat protein produces the protein MKKLIITLCMLLAIQLPAKAGFSEGASAYNNKNYALAYKEILPLATSGNADAQHLLGLMYYMGRGLPQDYKQAMFWHRKAAEQGKADAQYVVGAMYYTGNAVLQDHKQAVSWFRKAAEQNHAEAQQVLGLMYRYHMGGVQQDNVIAYMLWNLAAANGSSNAADQRAAVVRKMTHEQVEEGQALSARWKPGTPLPRSSKTGAE, from the coding sequence ATGAAAAAACTGATCATTACACTATGCATGCTGTTGGCGATACAGTTGCCGGCCAAGGCCGGCTTCAGCGAAGGTGCCAGCGCCTACAACAACAAGAATTATGCGCTGGCCTACAAGGAAATTCTACCGTTGGCCACCTCCGGCAACGCCGATGCCCAGCACCTGCTGGGCTTGATGTACTACATGGGGCGCGGCTTGCCTCAGGATTACAAGCAAGCCATGTTCTGGCACCGCAAGGCGGCCGAGCAAGGCAAGGCCGATGCGCAATATGTGGTGGGCGCCATGTATTACACGGGCAACGCCGTGCTGCAGGACCACAAGCAGGCCGTCAGCTGGTTTCGCAAGGCGGCCGAGCAGAACCATGCCGAAGCGCAGCAGGTGCTGGGCCTGATGTACCGTTATCACATGGGCGGGGTGCAGCAGGATAATGTGATCGCCTACATGCTGTGGAACCTGGCCGCCGCCAACGGCTCCTCGAATGCGGCCGACCAGCGCGCCGCCGTGGTGCGCAAGATGACGCACGAGCAGGTGGAGGAAGGGCAGGCCTTGTCGGCCAGGTGGAAGCCCGGCACGCCACTGCCGCGCAGCTCGAAAACGGGAGCCGAGTAG
- a CDS encoding NAD(P)H-quinone oxidoreductase has product MRAIEISQPGPSDVLQIAERPRPAWKAGELLIKVHAAGINRPDVLQRLGKYAPPPGASDLPGLEVAGELVDGDFEGTGFKVGDLVCALVQGGGYAEYCAAPAGQCLPLPTGLTALEGASLPENFFTVWSNVFDRCALSGSDTLLVQGGSSGIGVAAIQLASALGHRVFATAGSDEKARACEALGAERGINYRTEDFVAVVKELTGGRGVDVILDMVGGDYLPREIACLADDGRIGLIAVQGGTKAELDLGTLLRRRLTVTGSTLRPRSVAFKAAIARHLRETVWPLIEAGKIKPVIYKTFPLDKAGEAHALMEASTHIGKIMLQVA; this is encoded by the coding sequence ATGCGCGCCATTGAAATCAGTCAGCCCGGTCCCTCCGATGTCCTGCAAATCGCCGAACGGCCCCGGCCGGCATGGAAGGCGGGTGAGCTGCTGATCAAGGTGCACGCGGCCGGCATCAACCGTCCCGACGTGCTGCAGCGCCTGGGCAAGTATGCGCCGCCGCCCGGCGCTTCCGACCTGCCCGGCCTGGAAGTGGCGGGCGAACTGGTCGATGGCGATTTCGAGGGCACCGGTTTCAAGGTGGGCGACCTGGTCTGTGCGCTGGTGCAGGGCGGCGGCTATGCCGAATATTGCGCCGCGCCCGCCGGCCAGTGCCTGCCGCTGCCGACAGGCTTGACGGCGCTCGAAGGCGCGTCCTTGCCGGAAAACTTCTTTACCGTCTGGAGCAATGTGTTCGACCGCTGCGCGCTGTCGGGCAGCGATACCTTGCTGGTGCAGGGCGGCAGCTCGGGCATCGGCGTGGCGGCGATCCAGCTGGCCAGCGCGCTCGGCCACCGCGTGTTCGCCACCGCCGGCAGCGATGAAAAAGCGCGCGCCTGCGAGGCGCTGGGCGCCGAGCGCGGCATCAATTACCGCACCGAAGATTTCGTCGCCGTCGTCAAGGAACTGACCGGCGGGCGCGGTGTCGACGTGATCCTCGACATGGTCGGCGGCGACTACCTGCCGCGCGAGATCGCCTGCCTGGCCGACGACGGCCGCATCGGCCTGATCGCGGTGCAGGGCGGCACCAAGGCCGAGCTGGACCTGGGTACCTTGCTGCGCCGCCGCCTGACGGTGACGGGCTCGACCCTGCGGCCCCGTTCGGTGGCGTTCAAGGCGGCGATTGCGCGGCATTTGCGCGAGACGGTCTGGCCGCTGATCGAGGCCGGCAAGATCAAGCCCGTGATCTATAAAACCTTCCCTTTGGATAAGGCCGGCGAGGCGCATGCGCTGATGGAAGCGAGCACCCACATCGGCAAGATCATGTTGCAAGTTGCTTGA
- the tpiA gene encoding triose-phosphate isomerase: MRRKLVVGNWKMNGSRTSNAVLLSEIVAGLDADGAASAVCVPAPYLAQCQAQLTGSSLAWGAQDVSAQASGAYTGEISTAMLQDFASSYVILGHSERRAYHGETDAQVAAKTVAALAAGITPIVCIGEHLDEREAGQTDAVVAKQLNVVLAAISETDVAKLVLAYEPVWAIGTGKTATPQMAQEVHQVLRGHLAAKNAVAAAGVQILYGGSMKPENAKELMAMPDIDGGLIGGAALKAADFLAIIHAAD; this comes from the coding sequence ATGCGTCGCAAACTCGTCGTCGGAAATTGGAAAATGAACGGCAGTCGCACCTCGAACGCGGTGTTATTGTCTGAAATAGTCGCAGGCCTGGACGCCGATGGCGCCGCCAGCGCCGTCTGTGTGCCCGCGCCTTACCTGGCGCAGTGCCAGGCGCAATTGACAGGTTCAAGCCTGGCCTGGGGCGCGCAGGATGTTTCCGCGCAAGCCAGCGGCGCCTACACGGGCGAAATCTCGACCGCGATGCTGCAGGACTTCGCCAGCAGCTACGTGATCCTGGGGCACTCCGAGCGGCGCGCCTACCATGGCGAAACCGACGCGCAAGTGGCGGCCAAGACGGTTGCGGCGCTGGCGGCGGGCATCACGCCCATCGTCTGCATCGGCGAGCATCTCGACGAGCGCGAAGCAGGGCAGACCGACGCGGTGGTGGCCAAGCAGCTGAATGTGGTGCTGGCGGCCATCAGCGAGACCGACGTGGCGAAACTGGTGCTGGCTTACGAGCCGGTCTGGGCCATCGGTACGGGCAAGACGGCCACGCCGCAAATGGCGCAGGAAGTGCACCAGGTATTGCGCGGCCATCTGGCGGCAAAGAATGCGGTAGCGGCCGCCGGCGTGCAGATCCTGTACGGCGGCAGCATGAAGCCGGAGAACGCGAAAGAATTGATGGCAATGCCGGATATCGATGGCGGTCTGATCGGTGGGGCGGCATTGAAGGCGGCGGATTTCCTGGCGATTATTCACGCCGCTGATTGA
- the secG gene encoding preprotein translocase subunit SecG — protein sequence MNMMFNLVVVVQVVSALSIIALVLLQHGKGADMGAAFGSGASGSLFGATGSSNFMSKSTGVAAAIFFGATLALSLMANQRATTVGGGVMDKVVKPVPVTGAGAIPGAAPAAPVAPATGVPAATLPAAPAAAPAAETPANTIPK from the coding sequence ATGAACATGATGTTCAATCTGGTAGTCGTGGTACAGGTAGTGTCCGCTTTGTCGATTATTGCGCTGGTATTGCTGCAGCATGGCAAGGGCGCCGACATGGGCGCCGCCTTCGGTTCCGGCGCGTCCGGCAGCCTGTTCGGTGCGACGGGTTCGTCGAACTTCATGTCGAAGTCGACCGGCGTGGCCGCCGCCATTTTCTTCGGCGCCACGCTGGCGCTGTCGCTGATGGCCAACCAGCGCGCCACCACGGTGGGCGGCGGCGTGATGGACAAGGTCGTCAAGCCGGTGCCAGTGACCGGCGCCGGCGCCATTCCTGGTGCCGCTCCGGCCGCGCCAGTGGCGCCAGCGACGGGCGTGCCAGCGGCAACCCTGCCGGCTGCGCCAGCGGCCGCACCGGCTGCCGAAACCCCGGCAAACACGATTCCGAAGTAA
- a CDS encoding NADH-quinone oxidoreductase subunit A, translating to MNLENYFPVLLFILVGLGVGIAPQVLGRILGPHRPDAAKLSPYECGFEAFEDARMKFDVRYYLVAILFILFDLETAFFFPWGVAMRDLGWAGFVTMMVFIAEFAVGFWYIWKKGALDWE from the coding sequence GTGAACCTCGAAAATTACTTCCCCGTCCTGCTGTTTATTCTTGTCGGCCTCGGTGTCGGCATCGCGCCCCAGGTCCTGGGCCGCATCCTGGGCCCTCACCGGCCTGACGCAGCAAAACTCTCCCCGTACGAATGTGGTTTTGAGGCATTCGAAGACGCGCGCATGAAATTTGATGTGCGCTACTATCTGGTTGCAATCCTGTTTATTTTGTTCGATCTGGAAACGGCATTCTTTTTCCCGTGGGGCGTGGCAATGCGCGACCTGGGCTGGGCCGGTTTCGTCACGATGATGGTGTTTATCGCCGAATTCGCGGTCGGATTTTGGTACATTTGGAAGAAAGGTGCCCTTGACTGGGAATAA
- a CDS encoding NADH-quinone oxidoreductase subunit B family protein, whose amino-acid sequence MAIEGVLSEGFITTSADKLINWARTGSMFPMTFGLACCAVEMMHVGAARYDMDRFGVVFRPSPRQSDVMIVAGTLCNKMAPALRKVYDQMAEPRWVISMGSCANGGGYYHYSYSVVRGCDRIVPVDVYVPGCPPTAEALLYGIMQLQNKIKRTSTIAR is encoded by the coding sequence ATGGCTATTGAAGGCGTATTAAGCGAAGGTTTCATCACCACCTCGGCCGACAAGCTGATCAACTGGGCGCGTACCGGGTCGATGTTCCCGATGACGTTCGGTCTGGCCTGCTGTGCGGTCGAAATGATGCACGTGGGCGCAGCCCGCTACGACATGGACCGCTTCGGCGTCGTGTTCCGTCCATCGCCGCGTCAGTCCGACGTGATGATCGTTGCAGGCACGTTGTGCAACAAGATGGCGCCGGCACTGCGCAAGGTCTACGACCAGATGGCCGAGCCGCGCTGGGTCATCTCGATGGGTTCCTGCGCCAATGGCGGCGGGTACTACCATTATTCGTATTCCGTGGTGCGCGGTTGCGACCGCATCGTTCCCGTTGACGTGTATGTGCCTGGCTGCCCTCCGACAGCCGAAGCGCTGCTGTACGGCATCATGCAACTGCAGAACAAGATCAAGCGTACCAGCACGATCGCACGCTAA
- a CDS encoding NADH-quinone oxidoreductase subunit C, producing MTTHLEVLQNALGTALGERVSTTVALGEVTLVVKAEDYLAVMQTLRDDPTLHFEQMLDLCGVDYLTYGDGAWTGLRYAAVSHLLSVKHNWRVRVRVFAPDDDMPLLPSVVNIWRSVNWYEREAFDLLGILFEGHNDLRRILTDYGFIGHPFRKDFPVSGYVEMRYDPEQKRVIYQPVTIEPRENVPRVIREEHYGMK from the coding sequence ATGACAACACATTTAGAAGTACTGCAAAACGCCCTCGGCACTGCCCTGGGCGAACGCGTTAGCACGACTGTTGCGCTGGGCGAAGTCACCCTGGTCGTCAAGGCCGAGGACTACCTGGCCGTGATGCAGACCTTGCGCGACGATCCGACCCTGCATTTCGAGCAGATGCTCGACTTGTGCGGCGTCGACTACCTGACCTATGGCGACGGCGCCTGGACCGGCCTGCGCTATGCGGCCGTGTCGCATTTGCTGTCCGTCAAGCACAACTGGCGCGTGCGCGTGCGCGTGTTCGCGCCCGACGACGACATGCCGCTGCTGCCGTCGGTGGTGAACATCTGGCGTTCGGTCAACTGGTATGAGCGCGAAGCGTTCGACCTGCTGGGCATCCTGTTCGAAGGCCATAACGACTTGCGCCGCATCCTGACTGACTACGGTTTCATCGGCCATCCGTTCCGCAAGGACTTCCCGGTCTCCGGCTATGTCGAGATGCGCTACGACCCGGAACAGAAACGCGTGATTTACCAGCCCGTGACGATCGAGCCGCGGGAAAACGTGCCGCGCGTGATCCGCGAAGAACATTACGGGATGAAATAA
- a CDS encoding NADH-quinone oxidoreductase subunit D, whose protein sequence is MAEIKNYTLNFGPQHPAAHGVLRLVLELDGEVIQRADPHIGLLHRATEKLAEQKTYLQSVPYMDRLDYVSMMCNEHAYVMAIEKLLGLEVPLRAQYIRVMFDEITRVLNHLMWLGAHALDVGAMGPFLYCFRDREDLFDCYEAVSGARMHAAYYRPGGVYRDLPDAMPQHKASIIRNAKAIAKLNENRQGSLLDFIEDFTRRFPTYVDEYETLLTDNRIWKQRTVGIGVVSPEDALAMGFTGAMLRGSGVQWDLRKQQPYEVYDLMDFDIPVGTNGDCYDRYLVRVEELRQSNRIIKQCVEWLRNNPGPVMTSNRKVAPPGRVDMKTNMESLIHHFKLFTEGFHVPPGEAYSAVEHPKGEFGIYLVSDGANKPYRMKLRAPDYAHLQSLDEMARGHMIADAVTIIGTQDIVFGSIDR, encoded by the coding sequence ATGGCTGAGATTAAGAATTACACCCTGAACTTTGGGCCGCAGCACCCGGCCGCGCACGGCGTGCTGCGCCTGGTGCTCGAGCTCGATGGCGAAGTCATCCAGCGTGCCGACCCCCATATCGGCCTGCTGCACCGCGCTACCGAGAAACTGGCCGAACAGAAGACCTATCTGCAATCGGTGCCGTACATGGACCGTCTCGACTATGTGTCGATGATGTGCAATGAACACGCCTATGTGATGGCGATCGAAAAGCTGCTGGGCCTGGAAGTGCCATTGCGCGCGCAGTACATCCGCGTGATGTTCGACGAGATCACCCGCGTGCTGAACCACCTGATGTGGCTGGGCGCGCACGCGCTCGACGTCGGCGCGATGGGCCCGTTCCTGTACTGCTTCCGCGACCGCGAAGACCTGTTCGACTGCTACGAGGCGGTATCGGGCGCGCGCATGCATGCGGCCTACTACCGTCCGGGCGGCGTCTATCGCGACCTGCCGGACGCGATGCCGCAGCACAAGGCCTCGATCATCCGCAACGCCAAGGCGATTGCCAAGCTGAACGAAAACCGCCAGGGCTCCTTGCTGGACTTCATCGAAGACTTCACGCGCCGTTTCCCGACCTATGTCGACGAATACGAAACCTTGCTGACCGACAACCGTATCTGGAAACAGCGTACCGTCGGCATCGGCGTGGTGTCGCCGGAAGATGCGCTGGCCATGGGCTTTACCGGCGCCATGCTGCGCGGCTCGGGCGTGCAGTGGGACTTGCGCAAGCAGCAGCCGTACGAAGTGTACGACCTGATGGACTTCGACATTCCTGTCGGCACCAACGGCGATTGCTACGACCGCTACCTGGTGCGCGTGGAAGAGCTGCGCCAGTCGAACCGCATCATCAAGCAGTGCGTCGAGTGGCTGCGCAACAATCCGGGTCCTGTCATGACCAGCAACCGCAAGGTGGCGCCTCCGGGCCGGGTCGACATGAAGACCAACATGGAATCGTTGATTCACCACTTCAAGCTGTTTACCGAAGGATTCCACGTGCCGCCGGGCGAAGCCTACAGCGCGGTCGAACATCCGAAAGGCGAGTTCGGCATTTACCTGGTATCCGATGGCGCCAACAAGCCGTACCGCATGAAGCTGCGGGCACCCGATTATGCGCACTTGCAGTCGCTCGACGAAATGGCGCGTGGACACATGATTGCCGACGCCGTGACCATCATCGGTACGCAAGACATCGTGTTCGGCAGTATTGACCGCTAA
- the nuoE gene encoding NADH-quinone oxidoreductase subunit NuoE, translating to MLLSEQCYKKIDRELAKYPADQRQSAVMAALAHAQDELGWLAPETMKELADYIRMPAIAVQEVATFYNMYNVKPVGKHKITVCTNLPCALSGGVRAAEYLKQKLGIDFRETTPDGQFTLVEGECMGACGDAPVLLVSNKTMCSWMSNEKIDAMLEELKK from the coding sequence ATGTTGTTATCAGAGCAATGCTATAAAAAAATTGATCGCGAGCTGGCCAAGTACCCGGCCGACCAGCGTCAGTCGGCCGTGATGGCCGCGCTGGCCCACGCCCAGGATGAACTGGGCTGGCTGGCGCCGGAAACCATGAAGGAACTGGCCGACTACATCCGCATGCCGGCGATTGCCGTGCAGGAAGTGGCGACGTTCTACAATATGTACAACGTGAAACCGGTCGGCAAGCACAAGATCACCGTGTGCACCAACCTGCCATGCGCCCTGTCGGGCGGCGTGCGCGCTGCGGAATACCTGAAGCAGAAGCTGGGCATCGATTTCCGCGAAACCACCCCGGACGGCCAGTTCACGCTGGTCGAAGGCGAGTGCATGGGCGCTTGCGGCGATGCGCCTGTCCTGCTGGTCAGTAATAAAACCATGTGCAGCTGGATGTCGAACGAGAAGATCGACGCCATGCTGGAGGAACTCAAGAAATGA
- the nuoF gene encoding NADH-quinone oxidoreductase subunit NuoF codes for MTSLHNRHIDPLILKDLDGKNWHLQDYVNRGGYSALRRILEEKITPEQIIADLKASSLRGRGGAGFPTGLKWSFMPRQFPGQKYLVCNTDEGEPGTFKDRDIIRYNPHALIEGMAIGAYAMGITVGYNYIHGEIFQEYLRFEEALEEARAAGFLGDKIMGSEFSFQLHAHHGYGAYICGEETALLESLEGKKGQPRFKPPFPASFGLYGKPTTINNTETFAAVPFVLNIGPEKYLAMGKPNNGGSKIFSISGDVELPGNYEVPLGTPFAKLLELAGGMRGGKKIKAVIPGGSSAPVIRGDIMMQTDLDYDSIAKAGSMLGSGAVIVMDETRCMVKALERLSYFYFEESCGQCTPCREGTGWMYRMVHRIEQGQGRPDDLDMLNSIADNIQGRTICALGDAAAMPVRAFIKQFREEFEYHVEHKHCLVPAYI; via the coding sequence ATGACGTCACTCCACAACCGCCATATCGATCCATTGATCCTGAAGGATCTGGATGGCAAGAACTGGCATTTGCAAGACTATGTGAACCGCGGTGGCTATTCGGCCCTGCGCCGCATCCTGGAAGAGAAGATCACGCCGGAACAGATCATCGCCGACCTCAAGGCCTCGTCCTTGCGCGGCCGTGGCGGCGCGGGTTTCCCTACCGGCCTGAAGTGGAGCTTCATGCCGCGCCAGTTCCCGGGACAGAAATACCTCGTCTGCAATACAGATGAAGGCGAACCGGGCACTTTCAAGGACCGCGACATCATTCGTTACAATCCCCATGCCCTGATCGAAGGCATGGCCATCGGCGCTTACGCGATGGGCATCACCGTGGGCTACAACTACATCCACGGCGAGATCTTCCAGGAATACCTGCGTTTCGAAGAAGCGCTGGAAGAGGCGCGCGCCGCCGGTTTCCTGGGCGACAAGATCATGGGCAGCGAATTCTCGTTCCAGTTGCATGCGCACCATGGTTATGGCGCCTACATCTGCGGCGAAGAAACCGCGCTGCTGGAGTCCTTGGAAGGCAAGAAAGGCCAGCCGCGCTTCAAGCCGCCTTTCCCGGCCTCGTTTGGCCTGTACGGCAAGCCGACCACCATCAACAACACGGAAACCTTTGCGGCCGTGCCGTTCGTGCTGAACATCGGTCCGGAGAAATACCTGGCGATGGGCAAGCCGAACAACGGCGGCTCGAAGATCTTCTCGATCTCGGGTGACGTGGAATTGCCGGGCAACTACGAAGTGCCGCTCGGCACGCCGTTTGCCAAACTGCTGGAACTGGCAGGCGGCATGCGTGGTGGCAAGAAGATCAAGGCCGTGATTCCTGGCGGCTCGTCCGCGCCGGTGATCCGCGGCGACATCATGATGCAGACCGACCTGGACTACGACTCGATCGCGAAAGCCGGTTCGATGTTGGGTTCGGGCGCCGTCATCGTGATGGACGAAACACGCTGCATGGTCAAGGCGCTGGAACGCCTGTCCTACTTCTACTTTGAGGAATCGTGCGGCCAGTGTACGCCTTGCCGTGAAGGCACAGGCTGGATGTACCGCATGGTGCATCGCATCGAGCAGGGGCAGGGTCGTCCAGACGACCTGGACATGCTCAACTCGATCGCCGACAACATCCAGGGCCGCACCATTTGCGCGCTGGGCGATGCGGCTGCCATGCCGGTACGGGCCTTCATCAAGCAATTCCGTGAAGAATTTGAATATCATGTCGAGCACAAGCATTGCTTAGTGCCCGCTTACATCTAA
- the nuoG gene encoding NADH-quinone oxidoreductase subunit NuoG, translating to MVEIEIDGKKVEVPAGSMVMDAANKLGTYIPHFCYHKKLSIAANCRMCLVEVEKAPKPLPACATPVSAGMIVRSASDKAVQAQKSVMEFLLINHPLDCPICDQGGECQLQDLAVGYGKSESRYQEDKRVVKPKEAGPLVSMQEMARCIQCTRCVRFGQEVAGVMELGMIGRGEHSEIVSFVGQTVDSELSGNMIDLCPVGALTSKPFRYSARTWELSRRKSVSPHDGLGANLIVQVKAGKVKRVLPLENDAVNECWISDKDRFSYEALDSAERLTSPMLKQGNEWKEVDWQTALEYVAHGLKNIKHEHGADAIAALATPHSTVEELVLLQKVVHGLGSEHVDFRLRQLDFALDASVKPWLGMPINDFGQIKRAFVIGSFLRKDHPLLATRLRASVKSGAKLSILHASDDDQLITIANKMIVAPSDWLAALSEVVVAVAKAKDIAAPAGFDAVNASDVAVNIAASLMAGDHGAILLGNAATQHPQASQLHAAAQWIAEQTGATLGYLTEAANTVGAHLVAKPRTNVQAAFAVPKKAYVLLHAEPELDAANPQAARAALDGADMVVAMSAFKHGMDYADVLLPIAPFAETSGTFVNCEGRAQSFNGTVKPLAETRPAWKVLRVLGNILGLPGFDYDTSEAIRDEAFGAGVTDLSAQLNNIAKNAPEAAAYAPASPALQRIADVPIYFADALVRRSEPLLRTVDGATPQAHLSPALAAKLGIKAGDKVKVAQGAGSAILVAAIHAGLPANVVKVSAAHASTARLGGMFGDITVETAEGNI from the coding sequence ATGGTTGAAATCGAAATAGACGGCAAAAAAGTCGAAGTCCCTGCTGGTAGCATGGTGATGGACGCCGCCAACAAATTGGGAACCTACATTCCGCACTTCTGCTATCACAAGAAATTGTCGATCGCAGCGAACTGCCGCATGTGCCTGGTCGAAGTGGAAAAGGCGCCCAAGCCTTTGCCCGCTTGTGCGACCCCGGTCAGCGCCGGCATGATCGTGCGCTCCGCCAGCGACAAGGCTGTGCAGGCGCAGAAGTCCGTGATGGAATTCCTGTTGATTAACCACCCGCTCGATTGCCCTATCTGCGATCAGGGCGGCGAATGCCAGTTGCAGGATCTGGCAGTCGGCTACGGCAAGAGCGAATCGCGCTACCAGGAAGACAAGCGCGTCGTGAAACCGAAGGAAGCCGGCCCGCTGGTCTCGATGCAAGAGATGGCGCGCTGCATCCAGTGCACCCGCTGCGTACGCTTTGGCCAGGAAGTGGCCGGCGTGATGGAGCTGGGCATGATCGGCCGCGGCGAACACTCGGAAATCGTGTCCTTCGTGGGCCAGACGGTCGACTCCGAACTGTCGGGCAACATGATCGACCTGTGCCCGGTGGGTGCCTTGACCTCGAAGCCGTTCCGCTACAGCGCCCGTACCTGGGAACTGTCGCGCCGCAAATCGGTCAGCCCGCATGACGGCCTGGGCGCCAACCTGATCGTGCAAGTGAAAGCTGGCAAGGTCAAGCGCGTGCTGCCGCTGGAAAACGACGCCGTCAACGAATGCTGGATCTCGGACAAGGACCGTTTCTCGTATGAAGCGCTGGACAGTGCCGAACGCCTGACCTCGCCGATGCTGAAACAGGGCAACGAGTGGAAAGAAGTCGATTGGCAAACCGCGCTGGAATACGTGGCGCACGGCCTGAAAAACATCAAGCACGAACATGGCGCCGACGCCATCGCCGCGCTGGCCACGCCGCACTCGACCGTGGAAGAACTGGTCTTGCTGCAAAAAGTCGTCCACGGTCTCGGTTCCGAGCACGTCGACTTCCGCCTGCGCCAGCTTGACTTCGCGCTCGACGCGAGTGTGAAACCTTGGCTGGGCATGCCGATCAACGACTTTGGCCAGATCAAGCGCGCCTTCGTCATCGGCTCCTTCCTGCGCAAGGACCATCCGCTGCTGGCCACCCGCCTGCGCGCCTCGGTCAAGAGCGGCGCCAAGCTGTCGATCCTGCACGCTTCCGACGATGATCAGCTGATCACCATCGCCAACAAGATGATCGTTGCGCCGAGCGACTGGCTGGCCGCCTTGTCGGAAGTGGTGGTTGCCGTGGCAAAAGCCAAGGACATCGCCGCTCCTGCCGGTTTCGACGCCGTCAACGCGTCGGACGTGGCCGTCAATATCGCCGCCAGCCTGATGGCCGGCGACCATGGCGCCATCCTGCTGGGCAATGCGGCAACGCAACACCCGCAAGCGTCGCAACTGCATGCTGCCGCGCAATGGATCGCCGAACAGACGGGCGCCACCCTGGGTTACCTGACGGAAGCGGCCAACACGGTCGGCGCTCACTTGGTCGCCAAGCCGCGCACCAATGTGCAAGCCGCGTTTGCCGTACCGAAAAAAGCCTACGTGCTGCTGCACGCCGAGCCAGAATTAGATGCCGCCAATCCACAGGCGGCCCGCGCCGCCCTGGACGGCGCCGACATGGTCGTGGCCATGTCCGCCTTCAAGCACGGCATGGATTACGCCGATGTCTTGCTGCCGATCGCACCGTTCGCCGAAACCTCGGGCACCTTCGTGAACTGCGAAGGCCGCGCGCAAAGTTTCAATGGCACCGTGAAACCGCTGGCGGAAACCCGTCCGGCCTGGAAAGTGCTGCGCGTCCTGGGCAATATCCTCGGCCTGCCAGGTTTCGACTACGACACCTCGGAAGCGATCCGCGACGAAGCGTTTGGCGCCGGCGTGACCGACCTGTCGGCACAGCTGAACAATATCGCCAAGAACGCCCCGGAAGCGGCCGCTTACGCACCGGCCTCGCCTGCGCTGCAACGCATCGCCGACGTGCCGATCTATTTCGCCGACGCACTGGTACGCCGCTCCGAGCCTTTGCTGCGCACGGTCGACGGCGCCACGCCGCAAGCCCATTTGTCGCCAGCACTGGCCGCCAAGCTGGGCATCAAGGCCGGCGACAAGGTCAAGGTCGCGCAGGGCGCGGGCAGCGCCATCCTGGTGGCGGCCATCCATGCCGGCCTGCCAGCCAATGTGGTGAAAGTGTCGGCGGCGCATGCCTCGACCGCTCGCCTGGGCGGCATGTTCGGTGACATCACAGTTGAAACAGCAGAGGGGAACATCTGA